From the genome of Plasmodium relictum strain SGS1 genome assembly, contig: PRELSG_00_v1_54, whole genome shotgun sequence:
aattccatctttatattaaatatacgCTAaagattaataaatattaaaactatacaaattttaataagaaaaaaaaaatatattttttttttttttaaacataatATCTTTTCGTAATTTACACATAATTATTcgcttaaaaaaaaaaatttttatatatgcggataaataagaaatatatcaataatatttttttttatctattattactaataatacataactaaaaaaaagtaactGTTGCATACACAAATccacaaaaataaaattgctAAAATAATCCATATAAATTTATGAATAAGTCATATTGTTCCTGCAAATGTAGATATTCAGCTACTccctattttattttattttattttatttttcgtAACTCAATTTACCACTTATCTTTAAACTAATCTTACTGATAAAAATTAACACGGCTTATCTAGATTTTCTTCTATAAATTCATTTAActtaaaatgaatataaggAACAAATGTATAAAATTCCCTTTTCTGAGTTCCAGAAAACTTGATTTCactttcattaatttttttatccaTAACACttttaacatatttttttgtaaatattttatcataattttgtttttctcctttttcaataattttttttacatcttCATCTACTTGATCTATagtggaaaaaaaaatatcttcaAATTCTTTTCCAAATACAGGATTCTTCCATATAGACTTACGTCTATCTCTAGTTAAATATAACCCTCCTCCTAATAAACCAGCTGCTAAAAGAACAGCTGCTAATGCAGATAtagaataaattataattttttttttcttatcttTCTTCTCTAtagatttattaatat
Proteins encoded in this window:
- the ETRAMP gene encoding early transcribed membrane protein: MKISKIFYLFNILFSINLLVPCFCLDKNEFLKNKSEIYNINKSIEKKDKKKKIIIYSISALAAVLLAAGLLGGGLYLTRDRRKSIWKNPVFGKEFEDIFFSTIDQVDEDVKKIIEKGEKQNYDKIFTKKYVKSVMDKKINESEIKFSGTQKREFYTFVPYIHFKLNEFIEENLDKPC